The Triticum urartu cultivar G1812 chromosome 6, Tu2.1, whole genome shotgun sequence genome includes the window CAGGAGGCCCTTTAAAAGAAAAGACCAGCACTCAGCCATCCGGTCGCACCACCCTGTCCCCGTCCCCGTCCCTTGTGCTCAGCTCAGCGGGAGTGGCCAGAGAACCACCGGCCAGCGCACGCCGGCCCGGCCTCCCATCACCGCCGTCCATCCCTCCCTCGGACGGCCGAGATCGCCCTCCCGCCCCCACAAACCAAACCCCGCACGTCCTCTCGTCGACCTCCACTTGCTCGcgcccgcccccgcccccgcccccgcgtCGTCCGTCCACTCGTTGCTTCGTCTTCTTCCTCGCACCCCCTCCTCCCCCAGATTAAATCCGGCTATTTAAATCGAATCCCCCAACGAACTCCCACTTTTCCCCAGCGGCGTCAGCGGAGGAGCAGCGAGCGAGAGAGGAGCCAACCCTAGCGAGCGCGCGCCATGGGATAGGTAGGGGCTCTCGGCGGGCCATGGAGTGGGACAGCGACTCGGACGGCagcggggaggaggacgaggaggaggaggagggggaggagggggccgggCCGTGGGGCGCGGATGGgtgccggggcggcggcgggttcTCGCTGGCGATCGAGGGCGTGCTCGGCGGCGCCTGCGGGCTCGTCGTGTCCGACGCGCTCGAGCCCGACTTCCCCATCATCTACGTCAACCGCGGCTTCGAGGACGCCACCGGGTACCACGCCGAGGAGGTGCTCGGCAGGAACTGGTGAGTGCCCCCCTGCCTCTCAGCCCGCCGATTTTGTCTTCCGTGACTAGTTACGGTCTGGGCGTGCTGCGAATTCGAGCTTCGGCCGGCCATGGCGCGGGCGGCGTTGGTTGGTGCTTTTGGGGGATCTGAGTACATGCTGCTATAATACTAGTTACTGGATTGGAACTGATTTAGTGGAACTTAGAGCAGGAACTAGTAGTTCAATTGGTTTGCAATCAAAATTAGTTAGGCGGATACTAGTATATATATTCTGTTTGGCGATTCATCACCATCAGTGTCAAATTAGGGAGATGGTTATTGAGAGAGACGATCCCACCGGTTTGTGCTACAATTGGGCCCGTAGAACACTTACTATTCAGGTGCTCGCGAGGAACTGGTGAGTGCCCCCCTCTGCCTTTCAGCCTGCTGATTTTGCCTTCTGTGAGTAATTACGGGTTGGGCTTGCGGCGAATTCAAACTTTGGACGGCCACACGCCATGGCGCGGGCGGTGGTGGTTAGCTTTTTGTGGGGGATCTGAGTACATACTGCTATAATACTGGTTACTGGATTGGAACTAATTTAGTGGAACATAGAGCAGAACTCGTAGTTCAATTTGTTTGCAATCAAAATTAGTTAGGCGGATACTAGTATATATATTCTGTTTGGTGATTCGTCACCATCTGTGTCAAATCTGGGAGATGGTTATAGAGGGAGACGAGCTCACGGTTTGTTTGCCCTACAATTGGGCCCCTGATCGCTTACTTTTCAGTGCTTTGTATTTGATGGATTTCAATGAGGGAGATACATACATCTAGCTTCACACTGAGAACGTAGATCTACCTCCCCACTGGGAACAGTGAAGGAAGCCATATTGTAGTTAGGAGGAGTATTAGTTATGGTTCGGGCATGCGGCGAGTTCGAGCTTTGGCGACACGCCATGGGTGTGTGGGTGGTGTTGGTTTACGTTTTGTGGGGGATCTGACTCTGAGTACATGCTGCTAATTCTAGGTATTGGATTGAAAGTGATTTAGTGGAATAAAGAGCAGGAACTAGTAGTTCAATTTTGCTTTACAAAATTAGTTAGTGTATACTAGTATATATATTCTGTTTGGTGCTGATACCATCAGTGTCAAATGAGGCAGATGGTTAGTGAGAGACATGAGTCACCGTTTGTTTGTGGGTGCTGCAGTTGGGCCCATGAACACTTATTTTTCAGTGATTCATATTAGGTGAATTTCGATGAAAGAGATACACACATCTAGCTCCACTCTGAGTCTCCGAGAACATGCATCTAATTCCCCACTGAGAACAGTAAAGGAAGCCATATCGTAGTTAGGAGTCCAGAGTATTTTAGTCCAGTTAAGGGCTTTGTTGACACGGAAAAACCATCAACTGGAATCATGATGTTAATGTTAATTACTTAAAGCATCAGAAGCATCAGAAAGAGATCATACTAACAATTAAAGTGATATGTGGTTGGTTAGCTGTCTATCTGCTCTTCTCCTCCAACAAAAACTAACCAGTTAGTTACTATATGGTTGCACTTCTATGATGAGTTATCTTTGTCTTCAGGTGTTGCGCTCCTCTTAATTATTCATTGGAAATTGATTTAGGATGGAACACCTGTCTGCTTTTTATTAGGATGCCAGTCCTCTTTGAGTTTAAATAGTGTGAAATAACTAGAATATTTGTGGATTCTATAATCAACTCTTAGTTTTTAACACTACCTTTAATTTTACTTGCCCTTCCTCTAGTAGCACTTCCCTGGCTGGTGACCTTCTATTTTGAAAAAAGTTAACTCTATCAGTTTTTTTTGCTGGAAGTGTGGTCTAAGATTAAATATTCAGCTAGTCAACTGTCTTAGGTTTGAAAATGTTATGCTATGTGGAGAAGCAGTAAGAAGGATCACCAATTTAGCATCAGGTCTAATTATTATTTAACAAAGCCGAGCAGAAAGGAAAATGATCAGAGTTTGTGGTTGATGATGTTTGAGAGATGTGGCTATATGTTCATGAAACGGTGTTCACTTGACAAAACATCATAATGCTGTTCCAAAAATATTTCTCTTGTTAGAATAAATTAAATAATGAAACGTCAATGTAAAAGCTGAAACAGTAACTAATACTTGGTTAAAGGCTCTCTGCCTGATATACGAGTTCTTTTTACAAGTAATGTGTGTGTGTGCACAAGGCAGGATTAGATGAACATCAAATGTTTTAGAGGAAGGTAAACAAAATCCATTAGATCGTTCAGCGCTGTAAACTGTTCTACTGATACAACTGTTTAGAAGTTGTCTGGATACACATATGCACTCCTATGTTGTTTATGCAAGATAATAGTGGTAGCTTTGGTAGAGGTGGCTGAACTAATGGTGGTCTTCAGTGTTATGGGGGCTAAAGTAGTTAAGACAACTCATTTTTGGGTGTTTAAATAGTGAAGTCGTGAGGAGCTCCTGAGCATAACTTGTTTTGCTGACGTTATTACTTATCATACCATCATGGACAGAAATAAAAGAAATAGAACATATAGTCGAGCTATTAATCAACTTGCTAGCAACACCAAGATACATTTCATCTTTGCTAATGTAATACTATATTTGGTCAATTTCTCAATGTTTGATTTCGATTTTGAGTTATCATGTAACTTAGTTGAACATGTTACATTCGCCATTTTACTTTGCTTAGTTTACCTCTGTTATTGACAattgttttggtatttttttCTGCAGCCGGTTTTTGCAATGCAGAGGACCATTTGCTCAGAGGAGACATCCCCTTGTTGATGCTATAGTAGTTACTGAGATTCAGAGATGCTTAGAAGAAGGAACTGAGTTCCAGGGTGATCTGCTGAATTTTAGGAAAGATGGTTCTCCATTTATGACGAGTCTGCAACTAAAGCCCATATATGGAGATGACGAAACAATAACCCATTATATGGGCATTCAGTTCTTCAACGATTGTAATGTTGATTTGGGGCCTTTGCCTGGCTCTATGGCAAAGGAAGTTGTGAGATCAGTATGGATTACACCAGATAATACTCTACGGCCAAGTCCAACAGGGAAGGGTAACTTTTGCTCTGAGTATTCTCATCTCTTCCAACTGAGCGATGAGGTACTGTGCCAGAAGATCCTATCAAGATTGTCACCTAGGGATATAGCATCTGTAAACTCTGTATGTAAACGTTTGTATCACATGACAAAGAATGATCACCTTTGGAGAATGGTTTGTCAGAATGCATGGGGCAACGACGCAACTCGGGCTCTTGAGAATGTGGCTGGCACAAAAAGTTTGGCATGGGGACGGCTAGCGAGGGAGTTGACTACACTGGAAGCCGTCACCTGGAAGAAATTGACGATCGGGGGTTCAGTGGAGCCATCTCGCTGTAACTTCAGTGCTTGTGCTGTAGGAAACCGTGTAGTCCTGTTTGGTGGGGAAGGTGTTAACGCACAGCCGATGAATGATACATTTGTGCTGGATTTGAGTGCGAGCAAGCCAGAGTGGAGGCACGTCAATGTGGGGTTGGCTCCTCCTGGCCGCTGGGGCCATACCCTGTCATGCCTAAATGGATCGCTGTTGGTTCTGTTTGGTGGATGTGGAGGCCAGGGCCTGCTCAATGATGTGTTTATTCTGGATTTGGATGCAAAACATCCTACATGGCGTGAGATTTTTGGCCTTACACCACCGGTTCCACGGTCATGGCATAGCTCTTGCACACTGGATGGATCGAAGCTGGTGGTTTCTGGTGGCTGTGCCGACTCTGGTGTGCTCCTCAGTGATACTCATCTTTTGGATGTGACAATGGAAAGGCCTGTTTGGAGGGAGATACCTGCACCTTGGACTCCGCCTTCTAGGTTGGGGCACTCGCTCTCTGTCTACGATGGCCGGAAAATCCTGATGTTTGGTGGCCTTGCCAAAAGCGGCCCTTTGCGACTCAGGTCTGGTGATGTGTTCACAATGGACTTGAGTGATGCTGCGCCGTCCTGGCGGTGCATCACCGGTAGCGGAATGCCTGGAGCCTGCAACCCCGCTGGAGTTGGTCCGCCTCCTCGCCTTGACCATGTTGCCGTGAGCCTTCCCGGAGGGAGAATTATGATATTTGGTGGCTCGGTAGCAGGTCTTCATTCCGCTTCACAGCTCTACCTCTTAGATCCGACCGAAGAGAAACCTACCTGGAGAATACTGAACGTTCCAGGGCGACCTCCGAGGTTTGCATGGGGACACAGTACGTGTGTCATGGAAGGATCAAAGGCAATAGTTCTTGGAGGACAAACTGGAGAAGAGTGGACGCTGACTGAAATACATGAGCTCTCTTTGGCGAGCTCATTAGTATGAGACCAGAAAGTCTCCAGCAAAGTTCACAGGTACTCTTGTGGCAGATTAGTTGTCTATGCTTGGAAGGCTAGTCTCAAGTAGATCAAAGCCGGCTACTCCCGCAATGTCCCGGAGTCGCCCCCCGTTGTCTATGAAGTAGGAACATGTTCTCTCTGCttttgctgctgctgctgctgctgctgtctGTTTGGTCTACTACAAGGTAACTAATCATCATCCATAACCCTCAATGTGTGTTGTTCTCGTCAGATGTTTCCAGCACTCTGATATGGAAACAAAAGGGACTGGCGTCGTATACCTGGAGTCTCCGGTGCAACACTTCTGTGGCACTGCCGTCGTGACACATGTTGTAATTGGTCCTGAAATTCCGACCGCCCGCCGGTTATGTTGAGCTTTGCTTTTCTGTACCTTGTATGTTTTCCGCGAGCTGCTTGGTTACTCCTCTCACATTGTTTGTTTACTAATACCGCTGACAAAAACTTTTCAGTTTATACCTTTGTAAGTTGTAATTCTGATTGTAGCTAAAAAGTTATCAGGACTGGTTGTATGGAAAACAGGCAGAGTTTTGCTTCCCCGCGACATTTGTTGTAGATTGTAATTTGCAGAGCTTACAAGGATCTTTCTACAGAATAAATAATGGCCTTATGACGCCATTTTGGGATCTGATTTCTGGGAAGAATGCAAGCTCCCATCGGCTCTAACAAACTCCAGTTTCCAGCTCCTGATTGGATGCCAGTTGCTTGCGTGAACATTTAGGAACCCTCGCTACTTGGGCAACTAGCGTCGAATTGCGTAGCGCAAATCTTTTTCTTTTATAGGGAATGCCATCATGGCGCACATTATTTCAAGTTGAATAACGATACATCATTCATTACAGCCGGGACAATAAAGCTACGGGGATTACCCTCAAAACACAAGAATTAGAAGTAAAAGCATGTCTAGCTGATGTGTGTGCCACCATGTTCTTTTCCTGTTGCATGGAGATGTTCCCAATTCTGGATGCAATCTGAAGACCCCTTTTCTTGAACAATCACGCGTGTGTGTTGCTAATACTTGCACTGCAAATGGGCAGTGGAGGGGGTAGCATCCTCCACCGGTGCAGCACAGCGGGGACATGTAGAATCTGAATGACCCCATCAAAAGCCTGTACAAGTTCCAAAGAATCTGTTTCAACTATCACCGGAACACAACCCAACTTTTCCATCATGTACAGGCCCTTCCGAAGCGTTGTTGCCTCCGCTGTCGCTGCCCAAGTAATCGATCTAGAGGCCCGCAAGCCCCTGCAATAGCTTCGCCAATTGCATTACTTAGCACTGCACCTGCTCCACCTGTTCCATTTTCAATAAAAGATGCATCGATGTTCAGCTTATATGAAAGTCTTGGTGGTCTGCACCATGTTACTATTTGTTGTTCGGATTTTGAAAAGGCCCTCGCATAGTTCGTTGCCATACCTTGAATAGCAAAAGCAGACCGAGGTGGAGGGGCCACGGCCACCCTTTTTACAAACTCTCGCGTTGCCACCAAATATACCAAGCAACCACGATAATCATCTCCTTCAATCCAACTTTGCCCAAGTACCGGTGATTTATTATTCTGTCGCCGAAGCAGCTCTTCAAGAACAACGGATCGAGATCGGTCAACATATGCATGGCTGGCAATACAAAACTACGTCTGGACGGCGGATAGACTGGAGAGGAGAGGGTGGCCGAACTGTGGCCTCTGTCCACTATGCAAACAGATGATGGAAACGGCGAACCACATCTTCTTCAAGTGCCGGTACTCCATTAGACTATGGGGTATGATCAAGGGTTGGCTCAAGCTCGACTACCTCGACATCTCTTCTTGGATGACGATGCGCTTCATCAAGGACCGGTGGCTCAACATGTCGGCTACTAATATGCCGAACCGGAAGGCGATGGCCTCCCTTACTATGCTAACATGTTGGAGCATATGGTGCGAGAGAAATGGACGGGTGTTTCGCCACAAGTCCACACTTCGGTCCATCTTGCTTTCAAACATATAGAACGATGCCAACCTTTGGGTAACCACAGGCGCAAAGCACTTGGGTCAAATCATGCCGGGAGAGTAGCTGCCTTGTAATCTTTCTTTTCGCTTTTCTTTGTGAAAGCAATTCTAAACTCCTTCCTAATTAATggatgaggcaaatcttttgcctccaTTTAAAAAAAATGACCTGAAAGCCCAGCAATTTCCAGATATCTTGTGCCCGAATTGCGTAGCGCAAACCTTATAGTTTGCTAAAAATAACAGTCCTCCCGATGCTGATGCGACCATGACAAGTAGTATTACTATCTAAACCTAAGGTTCCGTGGCCATAGCCGATGATGAAGCCGTGCAAGCAAGTTAACGGAGCATCATCAGCTGTTGCATCTTCTAAAGAAAGCGCGAAACAAACAGGATTCCAAACGCATCTTCAACCCGTTGGCCGGCGGCCCAACGGAAGTCCAAGTCAACCCGGAATCACGCAGGAAACCGGTTGACGGAAGCAACCACACAAGGTTCGGGATCAGGACGGGCATCAGCAGTCCGCTCCCGCACGCAAATCGCAGTCAGATAGATATACGGTACACAAGTGGCATTCATTCAGACACATCCCAGCACGGAAGCCTCTTCTTTGGCAACAAGCCCAGCAGCACAAGGGAAAGCACAGCACACAACCAAACACCCACACAAACCTTCCTTTTCACAGAAAAGTTGGAGCAGTTTTTTCATAACAATTACCACGGGACATTTCCACACCGATTGTCGCGCACGAAGATCTTCGCGGCGGTGTTTTTCGAAGAACAGACAGGTGGTTCCACGGACCGGAACCGAGACCCGACGGTGCTATAAGGTGGCAAAAGTTATATATTTACATGAAGAACCTGAAATGGATGGTAAGACCTGTTGCTGATGAACAATGAAGGAAAGTTCACAGCGCACAAACCCAGCAGTCACACAACCTTCTTTCTACAGGGAAGAGAAATCCATTCCAAAGCCTTTCTACGACAATTATCGCGCACGGAAGATCCCTTCCGTGGCGGCGGCTGTTTTTCACATACAATGGTTTCGCGGACGGAAACCGAGATCAACACTGCTATAAGGTAAAGGCTAAGTATTTACATGAAGAACCTAAAAATGGTAGAGACCTGTGAACAATAACGGGGGAGGCCTGCTGCTATCGTCTATGCACACGAAATACGGGCTTGGATAGCAGAGAGAAGGGGAGAAGGAATGAAACAGGCGGTGGAGCTGGGATGCTTCTGAACTTCCTGATTGTTGCTGCATTGCGATCCTAGGCGTGTGCGCGTCGGCGGACATACCTGGGATCCCTGGATTGACAAAGAAAAAATGGTGTGTCAGAGACTGCCGAAGTGAAACATGAGCAGCTAGGATTTGTTATAGTTTCTAGTAATATAactgttttcacagttagaaatGTGGCGTGCACTTGTGCTGAGTTTCAAAGGATAAAGACATTGTTCAGGGCAATAAAATCTACTAGTGGTTAAAGTGGCACCTTATTGATCCTTGAAAGTATAAAAATGGTATATACTACTCAGAGGGGTAATTCTGTTAGCCACATGCCAATGACAGAAAGCGGCCCTTTTAGAAAAATGACAGTAAACAGGGGAAGCAAAGTATATGCACACACCTGTAATGACTGGCCATTCTCCTGGATGCTGCACTAGGCATTGCCCCTGTAACAAGATACTCATCATCTATTCCATCAAATCTGATTTCCCTTATGTCAACAGCTCTGGTTGGAACGTCGATGGTGAAGCTTTCCTGACCAGACCTGTTGCCGCTCCTCCTTCCACCACTTCTCCTTTCCCTTGTCCTTGCTCTTCTTCGGCCTCTCGAAGACCCGAATGACTTGCAGAAAATACAGGACGTCCACCAGTTTCCCCTGACCCTGTGGAGCACTTCATAGTCATCTCCAGCGTCATCGTCCCCATACTCAATGACATAATCTCCCAGAACTATGCTGTTAGGCACCTGTGCGTGTATCGTGCTCAAGACATCGATGATATCGGACGACTGCTGGAAATTCTCCCAGTCGACTCGGCGAGCGGGGTCGATCTCCGAAGGGCGGGAATTCGGATGCTTCTGCTGGGTGTGCTTCTGAAGCTCATGGAAGTTGCCAACATATGAGCAGCAGCTCTCTTCGCAGCATCTTTTCTTCTGGTTAAGGTGCTGCCGCGCCTCGCCGATGACAGCCCACCCAA containing:
- the LOC125514937 gene encoding putative adagio-like protein 2, with amino-acid sequence MEWDSDSDGSGEEDEEEEEGEEGAGPWGADGCRGGGGFSLAIEGVLGGACGLVVSDALEPDFPIIYVNRGFEDATGYHAEEVLGRNCRFLQCRGPFAQRRHPLVDAIVVTEIQRCLEEGTEFQGDLLNFRKDGSPFMTSLQLKPIYGDDETITHYMGIQFFNDCNVDLGPLPGSMAKEVVRSVWITPDNTLRPSPTGKGNFCSEYSHLFQLSDEVLCQKILSRLSPRDIASVNSVCKRLYHMTKNDHLWRMVCQNAWGNDATRALENVAGTKSLAWGRLARELTTLEAVTWKKLTIGGSVEPSRCNFSACAVGNRVVLFGGEGVNAQPMNDTFVLDLSASKPEWRHVNVGLAPPGRWGHTLSCLNGSLLVLFGGCGGQGLLNDVFILDLDAKHPTWREIFGLTPPVPRSWHSSCTLDGSKLVVSGGCADSGVLLSDTHLLDVTMERPVWREIPAPWTPPSRLGHSLSVYDGRKILMFGGLAKSGPLRLRSGDVFTMDLSDAAPSWRCITGSGMPGACNPAGVGPPPRLDHVAVSLPGGRIMIFGGSVAGLHSASQLYLLDPTEEKPTWRILNVPGRPPRFAWGHSTCVMEGSKAIVLGGQTGEEWTLTEIHELSLASSLV
- the LOC125514938 gene encoding uncharacterized protein LOC125514938, with the translated sequence MGSGNLVMKKVVKPSSFDLDIQLDKSWTEDVTCPICLDFPHNAVLLRCTSYEKGCRPFVCDTDKSRSNCLERFKSAHGQPVNVKVSAVNIAPRDSIHFISSNTNNHPACPLCRGDVIGWAVIGEARQHLNQKKRCCEESCCSYVGNFHELQKHTQQKHPNSRPSEIDPARRVDWENFQQSSDIIDVLSTIHAQVPNSIVLGDYVIEYGDDDAGDDYEVLHRVRGNWWTSCIFCKSFGSSRGRRRARTRERRSGGRRSGNRSGQESFTIDVPTRAVDIREIRFDGIDDEYLVTGAMPSAASRRMASHYRDPRYVRRRAHA